The Aureitalea marina genome includes a window with the following:
- a CDS encoding peroxiredoxin — MKVGDLLPRFEAQDQHDQLLRSEDLLDGNFLVIYFYPKNFTPGCTREACGFRDQFDDLAEAGARVVGVSKDSVSSHGRFAKRYHLPFILLSDAKGKIAKKFGVKNTMMGLLPGRETFIFDPDGKLIFRLRSMAADPHIRKAVKLIKSHARV, encoded by the coding sequence ATGAAGGTTGGAGATTTACTGCCTCGATTTGAAGCCCAGGATCAACATGATCAACTGCTAAGGTCAGAAGACCTTTTAGACGGAAACTTCTTGGTGATCTATTTTTATCCAAAGAACTTTACTCCAGGATGTACTCGTGAGGCCTGTGGCTTTCGGGACCAGTTTGACGATCTGGCCGAAGCTGGTGCCAGGGTGGTTGGAGTTAGTAAGGATTCTGTTAGTTCTCATGGGCGGTTTGCCAAACGTTACCACTTACCGTTCATTCTATTATCTGATGCCAAAGGCAAGATCGCCAAGAAATTTGGTGTAAAAAATACCATGATGGGCCTACTTCCCGGGCGGGAAACCTTTATTTTTGACCCGGATGGGAAGTTAATCTTCCGTCTCAGGTCCATGGCCGCGGACCCACACATCAGAAAGGCGGTCAAATTGATCAAATCACATGCCCGGGTCTAA
- a CDS encoding alpha/beta hydrolase, with translation MIARIFIYLLISVCIWSAQAQEVTFTQTEMSINPLIKGSLMMPSDNGASPLVILIAGSGPTDRNGNQNMMKNNSLRFLAEGLYQNGISTFRYDKRIVLQLQNRTLNEEQIRFDDFIEDAIAVVDHFKDDERFSAIYVAGHSQGSLVGMVAAQNRANGFISIAGAGQEIDDVIVDQLQKQAPGLVDNARQSFDDLRVNGVAQNYSPGLASIFRPAIQPFILTWMQYDPKAEITKLDIPVLIINGGKDLQVQESEAQALHEAKPDAQLVIIPKMNHIFKKIEGDDLENSKSYNEYNRPVIPELIETVAAFVNK, from the coding sequence ATGATTGCAAGAATCTTCATCTATCTCCTGATCAGTGTTTGTATTTGGAGCGCCCAGGCCCAGGAAGTGACATTCACCCAAACTGAAATGTCCATCAACCCCTTGATAAAGGGCAGTTTAATGATGCCCTCTGATAATGGTGCTTCTCCCCTGGTCATTCTAATAGCCGGATCCGGACCAACCGACCGTAACGGCAATCAGAATATGATGAAGAACAATTCCCTGCGTTTTTTGGCAGAGGGACTCTATCAAAATGGCATATCCACCTTTAGATATGACAAGAGAATTGTATTGCAACTTCAAAACCGCACCCTCAATGAAGAACAGATTCGATTTGACGATTTCATAGAGGATGCTATTGCCGTGGTAGACCACTTCAAAGATGATGAGCGGTTCTCTGCCATATATGTTGCAGGCCACAGCCAAGGTTCACTGGTGGGCATGGTTGCTGCTCAAAATCGGGCCAATGGGTTTATTTCGATTGCAGGAGCAGGCCAGGAGATCGATGATGTGATCGTTGATCAATTGCAGAAACAAGCTCCGGGACTTGTAGACAATGCCCGACAGTCTTTCGACGATCTTCGGGTAAATGGAGTTGCCCAAAACTACAGTCCGGGACTGGCCTCAATTTTCAGACCAGCCATACAACCTTTTATTCTCACCTGGATGCAATACGATCCTAAAGCCGAGATCACGAAGCTGGATATACCGGTTCTCATCATTAATGGCGGTAAGGACCTTCAAGTACAGGAATCGGAAGCCCAGGCCTTGCATGAGGCCAAACCGGATGCCCAGCTGGTCATCATTCCCAAGATGAATCACATATTCAAGAAAATAGAAGGTGATGACCTGGAAAACTCCAAGTCCTATAATGAGTATAATCGACCAGTAATCCCTGAACTGATCGAAACTGTTGCTGCCTTTGTAAACAAATAA
- a CDS encoding alpha-ketoglutarate-dependent dioxygenase AlkB family protein produces MKLIDPHNPPALPDLEIYYEPEFIHPNRSEQLYNYLLKEVRWQHDKIRVFGKEYDQPRLTALYAKKGLSYGYSGIRMASHEMLPEMRLINRRLQKEHQQTYNAILLNLYRTGADSNGWHSDDEPELGKNPSIASISLGERRIFQMRHKQHKEMRFKFWLETGSLLIMSGSTQHHWQHQLPKTSKAIGQRINLTFRYLIDQSTKG; encoded by the coding sequence ATGAAGTTGATCGACCCGCATAACCCGCCTGCTCTACCTGATCTGGAAATATACTATGAACCTGAGTTCATACACCCAAATCGGAGCGAGCAACTATACAATTATTTATTAAAGGAAGTTCGGTGGCAACACGACAAGATCCGGGTATTTGGAAAAGAATACGATCAACCGCGCCTAACTGCATTATACGCTAAGAAAGGACTCTCTTACGGTTACTCAGGAATTCGGATGGCAAGTCATGAAATGCTTCCGGAAATGAGGTTGATCAATCGGCGGCTTCAGAAAGAACACCAGCAGACTTACAATGCCATATTGCTGAATCTTTATCGGACAGGAGCAGACAGCAATGGTTGGCATAGCGATGACGAACCCGAACTAGGTAAAAATCCGAGCATAGCTTCCATCAGCCTGGGAGAGAGGCGCATATTTCAGATGCGCCACAAACAGCATAAGGAGATGCGATTTAAATTTTGGCTGGAGACAGGAAGCCTGCTGATCATGAGCGGAAGCACACAACATCACTGGCAGCATCAACTACCAAAAACGAGCAAAGCGATCGGGCAACGCATCAATCTTACCTTTCGATACCTTATCGACCAATCCACAAAGGGATAG
- a CDS encoding PorP/SprF family type IX secretion system membrane protein, whose amino-acid sequence MRNSFIAFVILVILVQFDGFSQQDPQYTQYMYNTQVVNPAYAGNREVLSFGLLGRTQWVNIDGAPKTGTFTVNGPIGALDNMGLGLSIVHDELGPAVESNINVDYSYSLFLANASKLSFGLKAGIDVLDVDFTKLNIFDISDPRFQNNIDNKVQPQVGAGIYYNTERFYAGLSVPNFLTTKHFDESSLSAGSSSESIAAERLHYFLIMGYVFDLSENVLFKPATLVKMVSGSPLQWDLSANFLLYDKLTLGASYRWSAAVSAMVGFQVSDGFFLGVGYDYTTQELEDYSDGSYEVFLRFDILNKSERVLSPRFF is encoded by the coding sequence ATGAGAAATAGTTTTATTGCCTTTGTGATTTTGGTGATACTGGTTCAGTTCGATGGTTTTAGCCAGCAGGACCCACAGTATACCCAATACATGTACAACACTCAGGTGGTCAACCCGGCCTATGCGGGCAATCGGGAGGTATTGAGTTTTGGTTTACTGGGCCGTACCCAGTGGGTCAATATCGATGGGGCACCAAAGACAGGGACCTTTACGGTCAATGGTCCGATAGGGGCCTTGGACAACATGGGTCTTGGGTTGTCGATTGTTCATGACGAGTTGGGACCTGCAGTGGAGTCCAACATCAATGTGGATTATTCCTATTCGTTGTTTTTGGCCAACGCCAGTAAGCTGTCCTTTGGACTGAAGGCCGGTATCGACGTATTGGATGTAGACTTTACCAAGTTGAACATCTTCGATATCTCCGACCCGAGGTTTCAGAACAATATCGACAACAAGGTTCAGCCTCAGGTAGGAGCAGGGATCTACTACAACACCGAGCGCTTCTATGCGGGGCTTTCGGTACCGAACTTTCTAACCACCAAGCACTTTGATGAGAGTAGTTTGAGTGCTGGTAGTAGTTCGGAGTCGATAGCAGCGGAGCGTTTGCACTATTTTCTGATCATGGGTTATGTGTTCGATCTGAGTGAGAATGTACTGTTCAAGCCGGCTACCCTGGTCAAGATGGTCAGTGGTTCACCCTTGCAGTGGGACCTGTCTGCCAACTTCCTGTTGTACGACAAGTTGACCTTGGGTGCGTCCTATCGCTGGAGTGCAGCGGTCAGTGCGATGGTTGGCTTCCAGGTGAGTGATGGCTTTTTCCTTGGAGTGGGGTATGATTACACCACTCAAGAGTTGGAGGACTACAGTGATGGATCCTATGAGGTCTTCCTCAGATTTGACATCCTAAACAAATCAGAACGGGTACTATCGCCAAGATTCTTCTAA
- a CDS encoding 6-pyruvoyl trahydropterin synthase family protein, whose product MSLTVYRKAHFNAAHRLYRPDWSDEKNYEVFGKCSNPNFHGHNYNLEVGLTGEVDPETGYLIDLKILKDYIKEEVEERFDHKNLSLEVDDFANLNPTVENIAIVIYNRLRNRLDPKYKITVKLYETDRNYVIYTGN is encoded by the coding sequence ATGAGCCTAACTGTCTATAGAAAAGCGCATTTCAATGCAGCTCATCGCTTGTACCGACCAGATTGGTCGGACGAGAAGAATTACGAAGTATTTGGAAAATGCAGTAATCCTAACTTTCACGGTCATAATTATAATCTCGAGGTTGGATTGACTGGAGAGGTGGACCCTGAAACTGGTTACCTGATCGACCTGAAGATATTAAAGGATTATATAAAAGAAGAAGTCGAAGAGCGTTTCGACCACAAAAATCTGAGTTTAGAAGTGGACGATTTTGCCAACTTGAATCCAACTGTCGAGAATATTGCGATCGTTATTTATAACCGCTTGAGAAATCGACTGGATCCTAAGTATAAGATCACGGTGAAACTCTATGAGACTGACCGTAATTATGTCATTTACACGGGTAACTAG
- a CDS encoding DoxX family protein, whose protein sequence is MLPIDQYMLGIVMIVAGITHFKKTGIYLKVMPNYLPAHQSLVLLSGIIEMILGLMLLNPETQSAAAWGIIVILILFLSVHIHMILHKEASLNLPQWFLWLRLLLQFGLIYWTLQYT, encoded by the coding sequence ATGCTTCCTATCGATCAATACATGTTGGGGATTGTAATGATTGTGGCCGGAATTACCCACTTTAAAAAAACGGGTATCTATCTTAAGGTCATGCCCAACTATCTGCCTGCCCACCAAAGTCTGGTTCTACTGAGCGGAATCATAGAGATGATACTAGGCTTAATGCTGCTCAATCCAGAAACACAATCCGCAGCAGCTTGGGGCATCATTGTAATATTGATCTTATTTCTTAGCGTTCATATCCACATGATACTGCATAAGGAGGCTTCATTGAACCTACCCCAATGGTTCCTATGGCTCCGCTTGCTCCTTCAATTTGGACTCATCTATTGGACGCTTCAATACACCTAA
- the idi gene encoding isopentenyl-diphosphate Delta-isomerase — protein MKEEQVILVNEKDEAIGLMPKQEAHIKGVLHRAFSVFIFNEAGELMLQQRAAHKYHSPLLWTNTCCSHQRDGETTLEAGKRRLQEEMGFSTPLKEATSFIYKAPFDNGLTEHEFDHVVIGQYEGEPEINPEEVESWKWMAMSEIRKDMDRHPDQYTAWFKIIFDKYAQFLEQ, from the coding sequence ATGAAAGAAGAACAGGTCATCCTGGTCAACGAAAAAGACGAAGCCATTGGTTTGATGCCTAAACAGGAAGCCCATATCAAAGGGGTGCTTCACCGGGCATTTTCTGTCTTTATCTTTAATGAGGCGGGCGAATTGATGCTCCAGCAACGCGCTGCCCATAAATACCATTCCCCTTTATTGTGGACCAATACCTGCTGCAGTCATCAACGGGATGGGGAGACAACCCTGGAAGCTGGTAAAAGAAGGCTACAGGAAGAGATGGGATTTTCTACCCCACTCAAGGAGGCTACCTCCTTTATTTATAAGGCACCATTTGATAATGGATTGACCGAGCACGAATTTGACCATGTGGTTATTGGACAGTATGAAGGTGAGCCGGAGATCAATCCGGAGGAAGTGGAGTCCTGGAAATGGATGGCGATGAGCGAGATCCGCAAGGATATGGATCGCCACCCAGATCAATATACGGCCTGGTTCAAGATCATTTTTGACAAATACGCACAATTCCTGGAACAATGA
- a CDS encoding Arc family DNA binding domain-containing protein, whose translation MAKKKAFALRVNEDMMKAIEKWAADEFRSTNGQIEWMLHDALKRAKRLPKNRN comes from the coding sequence ATGGCGAAAAAGAAAGCATTCGCACTTCGGGTTAACGAAGACATGATGAAAGCCATCGAAAAATGGGCGGCGGATGAATTCCGCTCTACCAATGGCCAGATCGAATGGATGCTTCACGATGCCTTAAAAAGAGCTAAAAGACTCCCCAAGAACAGGAATTGA
- a CDS encoding DUF819 domain-containing protein — protein sequence MTESTPFFTQDTIVFGVLMLCLGVIFFTSSRKSGFWHRFYKIVPALFMAYFVPAILTTTGLIAPEWTTTNEAGETVKESTNLYYMASRYLLPAALVLMTLSIDLKGVFNLGPKALIMFFAGTVGIILGGPIAVVIVGTISPETVGGEGADAVWRGLSTLAGSWIGGGANQTAMLEIYGFNQKLFGQFVFVDIVVANIWMALILIGIGRATKFDSWLKADTTAIESLKNKMSSYTKKVSRIPDLKDLMILGGIAFGSVGLAHWGAGYLSSLFADFVNNLSAGITRNMFTFLSSSFFWMISIATLIGIVLSYTKLRAFEGAGASKIGSVFIYILVATIGMKIDIMDIFNNKGLIAVGLIWMAIHAGILILVAKLARAPYFFLAVGSQANVGGAASAPVVASAFHPSLATVGVLLAVFGYAIGTIGAILCTVLMQLAATA from the coding sequence ATGACCGAATCAACCCCCTTTTTCACCCAAGATACCATCGTATTTGGGGTGCTAATGCTCTGTCTGGGTGTTATCTTTTTTACCTCATCCCGAAAATCCGGCTTCTGGCATAGATTCTATAAGATTGTTCCCGCCTTATTTATGGCCTATTTTGTACCGGCCATTTTAACCACAACCGGTTTGATCGCTCCGGAATGGACCACTACTAACGAAGCAGGAGAGACAGTTAAAGAGAGTACGAATCTCTATTATATGGCCAGTAGGTATCTATTGCCAGCCGCCTTGGTCCTGATGACTCTGAGCATAGATCTTAAAGGGGTATTCAATCTTGGGCCCAAGGCCCTGATCATGTTCTTTGCAGGGACAGTCGGGATCATACTGGGTGGTCCGATAGCGGTCGTTATAGTCGGTACCATTTCACCGGAAACTGTTGGAGGCGAAGGAGCCGACGCTGTATGGAGAGGCCTTTCCACTTTGGCTGGAAGCTGGATCGGTGGAGGCGCCAACCAAACTGCCATGTTAGAGATCTACGGATTTAACCAGAAACTGTTTGGGCAATTCGTCTTTGTCGACATAGTAGTAGCTAATATTTGGATGGCCTTGATACTGATCGGGATCGGAAGAGCCACTAAGTTTGATAGCTGGCTTAAGGCAGATACCACAGCCATTGAAAGCCTAAAGAATAAAATGTCATCCTACACTAAAAAGGTCAGCAGGATTCCGGACCTCAAGGATCTGATGATCCTAGGAGGTATTGCCTTCGGCTCGGTTGGACTGGCGCATTGGGGCGCCGGTTATCTGAGTTCCCTCTTTGCTGATTTTGTCAATAATCTGTCCGCTGGGATTACGAGGAACATGTTTACCTTCCTCAGTTCCAGTTTCTTTTGGATGATCTCTATAGCTACTTTGATCGGAATAGTTCTGTCCTACACTAAGCTCAGAGCTTTTGAAGGCGCAGGGGCAAGTAAGATAGGAAGTGTATTTATTTACATCTTGGTCGCCACCATCGGCATGAAGATCGATATCATGGATATTTTTAATAACAAAGGGTTGATCGCGGTCGGACTGATCTGGATGGCTATACACGCTGGAATCCTCATCCTGGTAGCCAAACTGGCAAGAGCACCTTATTTCTTCCTGGCTGTGGGAAGTCAGGCCAATGTGGGAGGAGCAGCATCTGCTCCGGTTGTCGCCTCAGCTTTTCACCCGTCTTTAGCAACCGTAGGTGTACTGTTGGCCGTATTTGGATATGCCATAGGGACTATAGGAGCTATACTTTGTACGGTCCTAATGCAATTGGCTGCGACCGCTTGA
- a CDS encoding DUF4369 domain-containing protein → MKKYFWILLIGLTWYGCTETASEGEMDLTGEISELKKGVLLLQRVNDTLLETIDSVEISGDPTFQFITPVESPEVFYLYLKKDGSIWEDRIAFFAEPKPIQIRSSLKNFGLDVSITGSVNQEKMDEYALLIKRYTDRNLDLIESIFKAQTSGQSEAMDSLQQQQNRLLAGKYLATVNFALNQKDLEVAPYLMLTEAYDINPKYMDTVYQALTPRVKESYYGKKLEAFIQGRTED, encoded by the coding sequence ATGAAGAAGTACTTTTGGATATTGTTGATAGGGCTCACGTGGTATGGTTGTACAGAAACCGCTTCGGAGGGTGAAATGGACCTCACCGGTGAGATCAGTGAATTGAAGAAAGGAGTTCTCTTATTGCAAAGAGTAAATGACACCCTTTTAGAAACCATTGATTCTGTAGAGATTTCCGGCGATCCTACTTTCCAGTTCATTACTCCGGTAGAAAGTCCTGAGGTATTTTATTTGTATTTAAAGAAGGATGGCTCCATATGGGAGGACCGCATAGCCTTCTTCGCAGAACCAAAACCTATTCAGATTCGTTCTTCCTTAAAGAATTTTGGCCTGGATGTAAGCATTACAGGATCAGTCAATCAGGAAAAGATGGACGAGTATGCTTTACTTATCAAACGATATACGGACAGGAACCTGGATCTGATCGAGTCCATTTTCAAAGCACAGACTTCGGGTCAGAGCGAAGCTATGGACTCGCTGCAACAGCAACAAAACAGGCTACTGGCGGGTAAATATTTGGCCACTGTCAATTTTGCCTTGAACCAGAAAGACCTGGAGGTGGCTCCTTACTTAATGTTAACCGAAGCCTACGACATCAATCCGAAATACATGGACACAGTCTACCAGGCTTTGACCCCAAGGGTGAAAGAATCTTATTACGGTAAAAAACTAGAGGCCTTTATCCAGGGCCGAACGGAGGATTAA
- a CDS encoding SPFH domain-containing protein yields the protein MSNERNNDASNGYLMLFLFLILFFGSIAGLVAVRMPLFVLGLIVAMFMLPGFVLVNPNGSRVLLLFGKYMGTIKKNGLFWVNPLYVKKKISLRARNFDSERLKVNDKLGNPINISTILVWRVRDTFKAAFDVDDYENFVRVQTDAAVRELASKYPYDNFADEGMDEEITLRSSMKEVNEALEAELEDRLAIAGIEVLESRIGYLAYANEIASAMLKRQQATAIVAARHKIVEGAVSMVEMALEELSKKQVVDLDEERKAAMVSNLMVILCGDKDAAPVVNTGTLNT from the coding sequence ATGTCAAACGAAAGAAACAACGATGCCTCTAATGGCTACCTGATGTTATTCCTGTTTCTCATACTCTTCTTCGGAAGTATAGCTGGCTTGGTCGCTGTTCGGATGCCTTTATTCGTTCTTGGCCTAATCGTGGCTATGTTCATGCTACCCGGATTTGTACTGGTCAATCCAAATGGGTCCAGAGTATTGCTTTTATTCGGAAAATATATGGGGACTATAAAAAAGAATGGGCTGTTCTGGGTAAATCCACTTTACGTCAAAAAGAAAATCTCCCTGCGGGCGCGCAACTTCGACAGTGAGCGGCTAAAGGTGAACGACAAACTAGGGAATCCCATCAACATTTCCACCATACTGGTTTGGCGAGTAAGGGATACCTTCAAAGCTGCTTTTGATGTGGACGATTACGAAAACTTTGTTCGGGTACAGACCGATGCAGCTGTACGGGAATTGGCCAGCAAGTATCCATACGACAATTTTGCTGATGAAGGTATGGACGAAGAGATCACTTTGCGTTCTAGTATGAAGGAGGTAAATGAAGCCCTGGAAGCCGAATTGGAAGACCGATTGGCTATAGCGGGCATAGAGGTTTTGGAATCCCGAATTGGATATCTCGCCTATGCCAATGAAATAGCCAGTGCCATGCTAAAACGACAACAAGCCACTGCGATCGTTGCTGCTCGTCACAAAATAGTTGAAGGGGCAGTCAGTATGGTGGAAATGGCTTTAGAAGAACTGAGTAAAAAGCAAGTCGTCGACCTCGATGAGGAGCGCAAAGCGGCCATGGTCAGCAACCTGATGGTTATCCTTTGTGGCGACAAAGACGCCGCACCTGTTGTCAATACCGGAACCCTGAACACCTAA
- a CDS encoding type I phosphomannose isomerase catalytic subunit encodes MPGSKLYPLKFHPIVQSKVWGGNKLHEILGKPATENAGESWELSGVPGHVSVVSDGPLSGSDLNELIKKYGPELLGHSVWKTYGEEFPLLFKFIDAKQDLSIQLHPNDEIARSRHGSLGKTEMWYIMQADEGSRLIIDFDKPISKKDYLQHLELGTLSEVMGEVTVRAGDSYFISPGTVHAIGGGILLAEIQQSSDITYRLYDWDRPGTDGKMRELHTEEALDVIQFKSGAKALEFGKEKDCWHNLKRTKYFDVRLMELENDQHRDLTNVDSFVVYMCSEGQIEIDCEGQKFRLNMGETILIPASINQLVLKSDGGRILEIHVP; translated from the coding sequence ATGCCCGGGTCTAAACTCTATCCGCTTAAATTTCATCCTATCGTTCAGTCCAAGGTATGGGGTGGAAATAAACTTCATGAAATATTAGGGAAGCCTGCCACGGAGAATGCCGGTGAAAGCTGGGAGTTATCCGGTGTTCCAGGTCATGTATCTGTTGTAAGTGATGGTCCTCTATCGGGCAGTGATCTAAATGAATTGATCAAAAAGTATGGTCCAGAACTACTGGGACATTCCGTTTGGAAAACCTATGGCGAAGAGTTTCCATTGTTGTTTAAATTCATCGATGCCAAACAAGATCTGTCTATCCAGCTGCATCCCAACGATGAAATAGCGCGCAGTCGTCATGGAAGCCTGGGGAAGACTGAGATGTGGTATATCATGCAGGCGGATGAAGGGTCCAGACTGATCATAGATTTCGATAAACCGATCAGCAAGAAAGATTATCTGCAACATCTTGAGTTAGGTACCTTATCTGAGGTCATGGGAGAGGTCACGGTAAGAGCAGGAGATTCTTACTTTATATCGCCAGGAACCGTACATGCCATTGGCGGTGGTATCCTGTTAGCAGAGATTCAGCAATCATCTGATATTACCTATAGGTTATATGATTGGGACCGCCCCGGAACCGATGGTAAGATGCGGGAGTTGCATACCGAAGAAGCCTTAGATGTGATCCAGTTCAAGTCTGGTGCGAAGGCTCTGGAATTTGGTAAAGAAAAAGACTGCTGGCACAATTTAAAGCGCACTAAATACTTTGACGTACGCTTAATGGAACTTGAAAATGATCAGCACAGAGATCTGACCAATGTTGATTCTTTTGTGGTCTATATGTGTTCTGAGGGACAAATAGAAATTGATTGCGAGGGGCAGAAGTTTAGGCTGAATATGGGAGAAACAATACTCATACCTGCTTCCATTAATCAGCTGGTTTTAAAAAGTGATGGAGGACGGATATTGGAAATTCATGTCCCCTAA